The following nucleotide sequence is from Holophagales bacterium.
GACGCCGAGGGCGGCCCTGGTCACCTCGGGGCCGATCCCGTCGCCCGGGAGAACTGCGACTCGCAGCGTCACGGGAACCTAGACGCCCCAGCCGTAGCCGAACATGTCGCGCAGCTCGTCGTCCTCGGTCGTGCGTGCGAAGGGGAAGGCCGGGGTGGCCTCGGTGGGCGAGGCGTTTGAAGGGCGCTGGGCGGACGGGCTCGCGGAGGTCTGCCGGGGCTGGGGCCGGGGGGCGGGGCGCTTGTTCGACGGGGTTCTGGACATGGCGGTCTCCTTCTCTTCGTTGCGATGCGTTCAGGCGGCGGCTTCCAGGACCGCCGCGCGGGCGGCCGAGACAGCCGAGAGGTACGACTTGAGAGAGGCGTCGATGGAGTCGGTCGAGGCGGCGTGTCCGGCGGCTTCGTTTCCGGCGTGCCGCACGCGGACGACGACCTCGGCGAGGGCGTCCTTGCCACCCGTGACGGCGCGCGTCGTCAGCTCGAGGAGCTCCACGTCGAGCCCGAGGGCCGCGTCGCAGGCCTTCAGCGCGGCGTCGAGCGGGCCGTTGCCGCCGGCCGACGCGGAGCGCCGTTCGCCGTCGACCTCGATCTCGACGGTGGCCATCGGGAGGAGCTGGTTCCCCGAGAGGGTCTGGTAGCGGACGAGGCGAACGTGGCTGTCGGGGACGCAGGCGACGAGGGCGAGGAGGTCCTCGTCCCAGACGTACTTCTTCCGGTCGGCGAGCTCCTTCACCCGGGCGGTGAGGTCCTCGACCTCGTTCTTGTCGAGGCGGATCCCGAGCGCCTTCAGGCGGGACTCGACCGCGTGCCGGCCGGAGTGCTTGCCGAGGACGAGGCTGCTGTCGCCGGCGCCCACGGACGCCGGCGTCATGATCTCGTAGGTCAGCGGGTTGGCGAGCATGCCGTGCTGGTGGATGCCCGCCTCGTGGGCGAAGGCGTTCCGGCCGACGACGGCCTTGTTCGGCTGCGGCCAGATGCCGGTGATGGAGGAGAGGAGGTGGCTCGCGGTCGCGATCTCCTCGGTCTTCACCCCCGTCGAGAGGCCGAGCGATTCGCCCCTGACCCGGAGCGTCATGACGAACTCCTCGAGCGAGGTGTTGCCGGCGCGCTCGCCGACGCCGTTGATCGTCACCTCCACCTGCCGCGCGCCGTTCTTCACGGCCGCGAGCGAGTTCGCGTTGGCGAGGCCGAGGTCGTCGTGGCAGTGGGCCGAGAGGGTCACGCCGGGGACGTCGCGGGAGAGCTTCGCGAAGATCTCCCCGTACTCGTCGGGGAGCGCGTAGCCGACCGTGTCGGGAATGTTGACGATGGCGGCTCCCGCCTCGTGGACGGCGGCGACGACGTCGCGGAGGAAGCCGTAGTCGCTGCGCGAGGCGTCCTCGGCGGAGAACTCGACCTCGGGGAAGAAGGTGAGCGCGCAGCGGACGGCCGCCACGGCCTGGCGGAGCGCCTCCGCGCGCGGCATCTT
It contains:
- a CDS encoding 2-isopropylmalate synthase — protein: MSGRVLVFDTTLRDGEQSPGCSMHGVEKVRLARQLERLGVDVIEAGFPAASVGERESVRAVANEVSCTVAALCRTREEDIRAAAKALEGAAHPRIHTFIATSDLHLAHKLKMPRAEALRQAVAAVRCALTFFPEVEFSAEDASRSDYGFLRDVVAAVHEAGAAIVNIPDTVGYALPDEYGEIFAKLSRDVPGVTLSAHCHDDLGLANANSLAAVKNGARQVEVTINGVGERAGNTSLEEFVMTLRVRGESLGLSTGVKTEEIATASHLLSSITGIWPQPNKAVVGRNAFAHEAGIHQHGMLANPLTYEIMTPASVGAGDSSLVLGKHSGRHAVESRLKALGIRLDKNEVEDLTARVKELADRKKYVWDEDLLALVACVPDSHVRLVRYQTLSGNQLLPMATVEIEVDGERRSASAGGNGPLDAALKACDAALGLDVELLELTTRAVTGGKDALAEVVVRVRHAGNEAAGHAASTDSIDASLKSYLSAVSAARAAVLEAAA